ATGAATTGCCAACATTCATTGACACTAAACTCCTCAAGCGCTCCTGAAGTGAGCATGTCCACCAAGAATGATACTTAGAGTAACATTTAGAAGACATGATGCACTGTGACTATAAAACAACTTTTTTTtcaaacattattttttattttttacaaatcaaCACAGAACTAAAAAGAAGAAATAAGATGGACTCCAAACATGTCCACAGACACTATTAACTCTGTAAATCATGTCATGTAATGATGAACTCAAATGTATTGATATGAAAGTTTAATTGTATTTATGTGAACTATTTATGATTGTAAAATATGAAAGACTTCAAtaaagatattttttttttttttttttttaaaggaaacgATACCTATTCTCTCCACTTTGGCTCATAACGGTTAACAAAAAGAGTCCATGTCAAATTGAACACATTGTGTGGCTTTTTCTCCTTATTTAAATGCCATACATGCGCAAACCTTCTGGTCTCCACAGTGATCGTGTTATTTGTATTATGCACAAGCCAGAAATATTCAAAAAGAAGTAAGCACAAAACTATAAGCCATTTACAATGTGCTAAACCAGTCAGTTATGCCAAATCAGTCATTATAGGCCCACTCATTACACTTGGGGGTCTGTTGGGGGTGGCATAGCTGCCAGTTTAGCGTTTTGGCATGGTTGTGAAGAGTTCCATCCGTTGTGTTTTGATCTCCTCTTTTAGGATTAAGATTGGACATTTCCCTCCTGCATATTCGGTTTTTGCAATGGGGAAGCACGTTTGATTTTACGCATTGGTCGGTCCCTCTATTCTTTTTAATTCTTCCCGTGGAAAGCAAACCAACAGAGACTATACGAAATGTGTCATCCCATATGGCTTTAACTAATCCAGGTCAATGGAAGCGCAGTGGCACGTCTTTACGCGCTGGACGCGTTTCTTCTGGGTGCTGGGTGACTGGCCAGGACAGATGAGGGTGTAGGTGACGGTAGTGAATGTTTTCGGCTTACAGGTGGAACACGATTGGAAAGCCCCGTCATCTTGGTAGATGTGTCGGGGGATGTAGAAGGAGTTACACTGCCCGTAACAGAAGCGATTGATTATAGTGCGGCTGAGGCATCCTTCTTCGTGAATCGCCTGTTTCAGCGGCTGCGTCTTGCACCAGTCCAGTTTGAGGTACCGGCGCTCCGTGACGTGTAGGGCTTCTTGGCTGGATTCCAGAACCTCGTCCGCGGCCGTTACTGGCCCCATTTGGCGGGAGACAAATCCGTTCTGTGGTGGCTGCTGCGGTGAGCGCTCCGACTCGTTGGGGCTGGAGATGTATTTGTATGGGTGTGGAAAGGCGCCCTGGAAGCCACCTACGACTACGCTCCTCAGCGGACAGAATAGTAGTCCCAACACCATAGCCGAGGCAAATCCTGTTGAGGTCTTCATCCTTAGATGtagaatacaaaaatatataaggATTATATTGAAAGCCGTCCTGGAAATCAATAAACAAATTACGCATAACTTTTACGCAAGGTTTACGTAAACAAAATACTTAATTTCCACATGGTTATACAATGTACAGTTACCAGACTAATAGGATAATTTCAACATAGCGAGTATTTGGTAGAGCAAGAATGATAAATAGCTAGATCGACTCACCTGTGTCCTAGACAAACTCGACACAACAGAACTACTCCTGGTTTAGATTTAAGTGTTTGGAATAAACTGCTAGATTCCCTGCGGAAGTAAGATATTGGTTAAGTAGAAGTATTCCTGTATGATGTCTTCTTGGAAGAGGCAAAACAAACTGCTGTCCAGCTGTACTGTCTCAGATTTAAGTACAGTAGAGGGATGTACCCACCCCCTCCAACGCCCCTCATCCTCTCTGATTGATAGATAAATACTATTCAAAACGGACTCAAACCTGGGCAACTTGCTGAGTAAAtcatttattttatattattaaGAATTAACAGCAAATGTAAAGCAAAAAAACAGCAAGAGAGTTTGCTAATGGCCTGAGCCCAAAAAAAAGCTAAATCACAGCAACTTGATTAAACAGCATATTTTGGTTTGATAAAAACATATAATTGAGACAACATTCAGCTTCATGCTCTAATATTACTGAATTGCATGCCACAGTGGACCACAGGCACAAAATAACTCATAAGCTGGTTACATTTTCCACCCTGAGCAACAGTAATTTTGATAGATTGAAAACAAATAACAGATGAGTACTATATGGTAATATATTATTTCTTACACAAGTGGTGCATTTCAATATACCTCTGTGTTCCCATATCTAACATTGTTAGTAGGCTATGTAGTTCAACAAAGACATGGCATGATGAAAAAGTAACACATTTAGAGAACACTCATGATACTTATGTGATGTTATATGTTTTATTATAAActaggtggttcgagccctgaatgctgattggctgacatccgtggtatatcagaccgtataccatgggtatgaaaaaacgtttatttttactgctctaattacgttggtaaccagtttataatagcaataaggcaccttgggggtttgtggtatatggccaatataccacggctaagggctgtatccaggcactccgtgttgcatcgtgcttaagaacagcccttagccgtggtatattggccatataccacaccccctcgggccttattgcttaaatctaCTTTAGTTTTAGATAATGTGAAGTGAACATGGCGGGCCAGTAATGATAGAACAGCAGTGTTTGTGATTAGGTGGTGATTTCTGTTGCAGTGGTGGTGCGATAGTCTTCATCCTCTTCTGGGTAGTGGGGAACAGACTTCTTGGCCACAACGTTGTCCAGCCTCTGACCCATCAGGTAGGGGTTATTGACACTCTGGAATAAAATAAGGGTAAGATGGATACTTTCCTGTTTTGAGAGGAAATATTTAGTTGTCATGGtgctggtagcttagtggttaagagcgttgtgccagtaaccgaaaggtcgctggttctaatccccgatccaactaggtgaaaaatctgtcgatgtgcccttgagcaaggcacttaactctaattgctcatgtaagtcgctctggataagagagtctgctaaatgactgaaatgtaaatgtaacgtgCTGAGGATAAAGAAACAATATATTTGACTTCATCCAGAAATGTGAGTTTAAATGTGCATTATCCCCTTCAGGGTATAACAAATCAATGGTGGTGATGTGGATTCACAGAGACAATTTATATGAAAGCAAAACATTTTTCTCTGAGGAAAAAAGAAAACTGAGAAGAAACAAACCAATTATAGACCCACCCTTTTTCTTCTTTTGGGTCCTCCCTTCAGTTTCTGGTACAACAGCTCCTTGTTCTGAAAGGAAATATTTAAAAAAGTGAGTAGggccaaatatacactaccggtcaaaagatttagaacacctactcattcaagggtttttctttattttttaaaactattttctacattgtagaataatagtgaacacataaaaactatgaaatgacacatatggaatcatgtagtaaccaaaaaagtgttaaacaaatcaaacaaatgtgagattcttcaaagtagccatcctttgccttgatgacagctttgcacacccttggcattctctcaaccagcttcatgaggtagtcacctggaacgcatttcaattaacaggtgtgccttcttaaaagttaatttgtggaatttctttccttcttaatgcatttggtatttcgtattttattaggatccccattagctgttgcaaaagcagcagctactcttcctggggtccacacaaaacatgaaacatgtcATAAtatagaacattaatagacaagaacagctcaaggacagaactacataaacattttttaaaggcacacgtagcctacatatcaatacatacacaaactatctaggtcaaataggggagaggtgttgtgccgtgaggcgttgctttatctgttttttgaaaccaggtttgctgtttatttgagcaatatgagatggaatggagttccatgcaataatggctctatataatactgttcACTTTaatgaatttgttctggatttggagactgtgaaaagacccctggtggggtaagtgtgtgtgtcagagctgtgtgtaagttgactatgcaaacaatttgggattttcaacacattaatgtttcttataaaaagaagaagtgatgaagtcagtctctcctcaactcttagccaagagagactggcatgcatagtatttatatcagccctctgattacaatgaagagcaagacgtgccgctctgttttgggccagctgcagcttaactaggtctttccttgcagcactcgaccacacgactggacaataatcaagattagacaaaactagagcctgcagaacttgctttttggagtgtggtgtcaaagaagcagagcatctctttatcacagacagaactctccccatctttacaaccatttaatctatatgttttgaccatgatagtttatgaTCTAAGgcaacgccaagtaatttagtctcctcaacttgttcaacagccacaccattcattaccagattcagctgaggtctagaatttagggaatgatttgtaccaaatacaatgctcttagttttagagatgttcaggaccagtttattagtggccacccattccaaaacagactgcaactctttgttaagggtttcagtgacttcattagctgtggttgctgatacgtatatggttgaatcatcagcgtacatggacacacatgctttgtttaatgccagtggcaggtcattggtaaaaatagaaaagagtagaggaccTAGAGAGCTgacctgtggtacaccacacttgacATGTTTggcattagagaagcttccattaaataaaacccttttgagttctattagatagatagctctgaatccacgatatggcagaggttgaaaagccataacacgtacgttttttcaacaacaggttatggtcaataatatcaaaggctgcattgaaatctaacagtacagctcccacaatcttcttattatcaattttttcaaccaatcatcagtcatttgtgtcagtgcagtacatgttgagtgcccttccctataagcatgctgaaagtctgttgtgaaattgtttacagagaaatagcactgtatttggtcaaacacaattgtttccaacagtttgctaagagctggcagcaagcttatagatctgctgttagaaccagtaaatgccactttaccattcttgggtagcggaattactttggcttccctccaggcctgaggacaaatactttcctctaggctcagattaaagatatgacagataggagtggccatAGATTCaactaccatcctcagtagctttccatctaagttgtcaatgccaggaggtttgtcattattgatcgataacaatttttccacctctcccacactaactttacaaaattcaaacttgcaatgattttctttcattattagtttttttaatgcatgaatacgatggctcactgtttatTGTTAGcattcctgcctaagtttgcccactttgccaatgaagaaATCATTTagataattggcaacatcaaatggttttgtgatgaataagccatctgattcgatgaaaggtGGAGTTGAACTTGTCTTTCttcccataatttcatttaaagtactccaaagtttatATAATTGatattggcttcataatacagtttattcttctttttgttgagtttagtcacatcatttctcaatttgcagtaggtcaaccagtcagatgtgcagccagacttattagccactccttttgccctgtctctttcaaccatacagtttttcaatccatcgtcaatccatggagccttaacagttctaacagtcagtttcctaacaggtgcatgtttatcaataattggaagaagcaatttcataaattcatcaagtgcagtgtctggatgctccttattaaatcacatcaacaaatattttttacatcatccacatatgagtcacagcaaaatattttgtatgatctcttatacactatttttggcccagctgttggaactttggctttcctggatatagccactatattgtgatcactgcatccaacaACACTACAATAaaacttgacataagatcttctctaagcattacagggatatggctctgaatatatacagcaacacctcccccataagcatttctgtctcttctatagatgttatattattgtattgctactgctgtatcatcaaatgcattatctaagtgagtctcagaaatggctaatatattaatgttatctgatgttaacaagttattgatttcatgaactttttatttctaaggctacatatattaatatgggctattttcagccctttcctgggtagcttatcagtgatagacataatactgaaaatagcaaacaaagcaagataaaaaaaatagacattcagcagtccattaatccatttgtgtgtgtgtgtgtgtgtgtgtgtgccgtggggttgaagctacgaacccataggcttggctctctcatcccttccaggcttctgggagggagggtagacaatgagcctgtcatagcggatgtaagcaatgtccccacgcgctctggcagctttcatggctgggataagttctttcctcttctggcgcacagcttcaggatagtcctcgttgagaaAGATATacattcctctcaagttcttagctctttccagaacagctaccttgtccaatcagttgtgttgtgacaaagtagaggggtggtatacagaagatagccctatttggtaaaagaccagtccatattatggcgagaacagctcaaataagcaaagagaaatgacagtccatgattactttaagacatgaaggtcagtcaatacggaacatttcaataactttgaaagtttcttcaagtgcagtcgcaaaaaccatcaaacactatgatgaaactggctcacatgaggaccgccacaggaatggaagacccagagttacctctgctgcagaggataagttcattagagttaccagcctcagaaattgcagcccaaataaatgcttcacagagttcaacagacacatctcaacatcaactgttcataggagactgtgtgaatcaggccttcatggtcgaattgctgcaaagaaaccactactaaaggacaccaataagaagaagagacttgcttgggccaaaaaacacgagcaatagatattcgaccggtggaaatatgtcctttgctctggagtccaaattggagatttttggttccaaccgctgtgtctttgcgagatgcggtgttggtgaacggatgatctcaacatgtgtatttcccaccataaagcatggaggaggaggtgctatggtgtgggggtgctttgctggtgacactgtctgtgatttatttagaattcaaggcacacttaaccaacatggctaccacagcattctgcagcgatacgccatcccatctggtttgggcttaatgggactatcatttgtttttcaacaggacaatgacccaacacacctccaggctattttaccaagaaggagagtgatggagtgctgcatcagatgacctggcctccacaatcccctgacctcaaccaaattgagatggtttgggatgagtcggaacgcagagtgaaggaaaagcagccaacaagtgctcagcatatgtggggaactccttcaagactgttggaaaattattccaggtgaagctggttgagaatgccaagagtgtgcaaagctgtcatcaagggtggctacttgaagaatctcaaatataaaatatattttgatttgattaacacttttttggttactacatgattccatatgttatttcgtagtgttgatgtcttcactattattctacaatgtagaaaatagtaaaaataaagaaaaacccttgaatgagtaggtgttctaaacttttgatcggtagtgtatatatttttagtTTTACAGAAAAGGCCTATTTTCTTTAATCATTGTAAACAAATTGATTAAGCCTTTTTCGGGGAACAAAGACATTTCTATGGTTAACTTGTCACGTGTCCACAGATGGGGTGTGGTGAAAGTTAATAGAAATCAAAACAATATATTTTTCCTAAAAGAGGGTGGAGATGGGACTGGACTAGTTCAACAGAACATAGCTTTACTGTATCCACTCCTGAGCCTAGTGGAGTAGGCTGACATTTCCCCTGACTCTGATCTGAGGTCAGTTTTTGATTTGGGGATAGTATAGGCAACTTCCACCCAGAGAAACCGTAGCAACCACCCCAGTCACTCACCCACTTGGCCAGAGCAGGGTAGTCGTGCTCGGGGTCGAACAGGTGCTGATGTTTCTGGAACTCTCTGCTGAACTCTGCTGTGTCCGGGGCGTTCTCCAGACACCCATCTGTAGCTGCAGTACAACAGAGGGAGCAGAGGACAGAAGTCAGAGATTGTGGCCAGATACTATAGGACAGGGGTTCTCAAACCTTTTTTTTTGATAGCGAATTCATCAGGGAcataatcagaacacaactcgAGTGAGATAAAAAATATCATACAAGGAGTTCTACTATGACTTCGGCAGTGCACGGCCCGGACGAACTAAGTCTCGGGCCCTGGGAAGGAACATTTGAAAGGCCCGCCTCTTGATATCGGAgacaacattttgcagttttcaaGGTAATTTCCTGCAAGTCTACACATTTAGCATGGGGCTGAGGGATTTTCTGTTGTTGCAGCTTTAACCCAtaacagtctaagccctgtctaagccggggggttctactaagctatacggaattgttttaagaaggtcatacctaGGATCATTTAGCTACTTGATTTAGAATttgaagaccccttgaagtatcaaaaaaatatattaaaatagTTTTTGATTTAAAATATAATTTAGCTTTACTGCTATTAGTCCAttcaaacgcattgaataacagattcactacacagaacaacagatagtccccacaaaaaaattaaaaggaAATTTGTTctaaagtgtctgtcctaaatctgagagatatacagtgcattcggaaagtattcagacctcttaacttgcagcattgaaagtccccaagaacacagtggcctccatcattcttaaatggaagaagtttggaaccaccaagactcttcctagagctggccgcccggctaaactgagcaatcaggggagaagagccttggtcagggaggtgaccaagaacccgatggtcacacggacagagctccagagttcctctgtggagatgggagaaccttccagaaggacaaccatctctgcagcactccaccaatcaggtctttatggtagagtggccagacggaagccactcttcagtaaaaggcacatgacagcccgcttggagtttgccaaaaggcacctaaagactctcagaccatgagaaacaagattctctggtctgatgaaaccaagattgaactatatGGCCtgtatgccaagcgtcacgtctggaggaaacctggcaccatccctacagtgaaacaTGATAAATGCAATataatttttataaatttgcaaaaatttataaaaacctgtttttgctttgtcattatggggtattgtgtgtagattgatgaggggggaaaaaactattttatccattttagaacaaggctgtaacgtaacaaaatgtggaaagagtcaaggggtctgaatacttcccgaaggcACTGCATCAGATTATACAACAAAATAAATAGAGCCGAGAACAAAGAATCAACCACACAAAATCAACCAGGAGAAATAGCCTTGGTAGGTGCTAAGCTGTTTCTGGGGGCCTAGTGGACAGGGGTTAGGAGGGTTGGGGTAACAGTCTACCTGTCTTTCCCAGTGGACAGGGGTTAGGAGGGTCGGGGTAACAGTCTACCTGTCTTTCCTAGTGGACAGGGGTTAGGAGGGTCGGGGTAACAGTCTACCTGTCTTTCCCAGTGGACAGGGGTTAGGAGGGTCGGGGTAACAGTCTACCTGTCTTTCCCAGTGGACAGGGGTTAAGAGGGTCGGGGTAACAGTCTACTTGTCTTTCCCAGTGGACAGGGGTTAGGAGGGTTGGGGTAACAGTCTACCTGTCTTTCCCAGTGGACAGGGGTTAGGAGGGTCGGGGTAACAGTCTACCTGTCTTTCCCAGTGGACAGGGGTTAGGAGGGTCGGGGTAACAGTCTACCTGTCTTTCCCAGTGGACAGGGGTTAGGAGGGTCGGGGTAACAGTCTACCTGTCTTTCCCAGTGGACAGGGGTTAGGAGGGTCGGGGTAACAGTCTATCTGTCTTTCCCAGTGGACAGGGTTTAGGAGGGTCGGGGTAACAGTCTACCTGTCTTTCCCAGTGGACAGGGGTTAGGAGGGTCGGGGTAACAGTCTACCTGTCTTTCCTAGTGGACATGGGTTAGGAGGGTCGGGGTAACAGTCTACCTGTCTTTCCCAGTGGACAGGGGTTAGGAGGGTCGGGGTAACAGTCTACCTGTCTTTCCCAGTGGACAGGGGTTAGGAGGGTCGGGGTAACAGTCTACCTGTCTTTCCTAGTGGACAGGGTTTAGGAGGGTCGGGGTAACAGTCTACTTGTCTTTCCCAGTGGACAGGGGTTAGGAGGGTCGGGGTAACAGTCTACCTGTCTTTCCCAGTGGACAGGGGTTAGGAGGGTCGGGGTATCCATGGTCCTCACTGAAGTCTTTAGGGATGTTGTCCCCTGTCAGCTCAGCTACTATGTTGGGGATGTTTCCATAGGGACCCAGGTGCTGCAGTCCCTCGTGGGCGCCACCTAATGGAAGAAAGACAGCATGACAGGGACACCTTATTGTTTAGTcattgacagagacagagagaaggaggggacaTGTTTACCTCtgtttttacattttaaatgtgATTATTGCATTTAGAATAAGGAATATCGCCTACTCAGCCTAGATAtcactatgttgttatttatGTACATGTTCCATCTCCAAAACAAAATCCCAAGTACAGAAACCCAAGGATCAATGTAATCTCCATAATGGTACTGGAAACTATAACCATTGGCAAAATATGTTCTCTCTCTGAGATGCATGCTCTCTCCCACAGAATATATCCCCTTAATACTCCTGATTATCATTTGTCAGGAGCAAATATAAAATAGCTTATAGAttattagctcagttggtagagcatggcgattgcaacgccagggttgtgggtttgattcccacggggggccagtatgaaaaataaataaaaaataaatgtatgcactcactaactaagtcgctctggataagagcgtctgctaaataactaaaaatgtaaaatgagtgatTTCTCCCAAGCTTTGAACTGGGAACATGACTATCTGTTGTGTAAAAACTAGAAAAAATTGCCTCCATTTGAGGGTAGAACATATTTCTAAGACATAACTGTTGGCCAAATCATGACACACCCCAGATATACACTAATTAGGCTGATGGTCTTACACCATTTCATACTGTCCTATCATGTTAGGTCGACATAATAAGTTGACAACTTATTTTGTTAGATACAATCCTGTTGTTACTCTACttcattagctaggtttccatccaattggagacagattttcatgcatatattctaaaatctgcataaaaacaatatgcacattttcccaccagaggggtgtttccatcaaactgactaGTTGTGGTTAAAAGGatgtgcgtgatgacatagtgcacataaaaaccACTTTTGCGGATACGttctcatgtaccgaataaaGAAAATCtacattaaatgggtttccatcgcattttcaactctaccgatggttttgtcacaaaaagaCTTGCCCTGTCTGGTTTTGGTGCATGCTCTAGACAGCTCGCTGATACAGTGGACAGGGTaggttatacactgctcaaaaaaataaaagggaacacttaaacaacacaatgtaactccaagtcaatcacacttctgtgaaatcaaactgtccacataggaagcaacactgattgacaatacatttcatatgctgttgtgcaaatggaatagacaacaggtggaaattataggcaattagcaagacacccccaataaaggagtggttctgcaggtggtgaccacagaccacttctcagttcctatgcttcctggctgatgttttggtcacttttgaatgctggcggtgctttcactctagtggtagtatgagacggagtctacaacccacaaaaGTGGCTcgggtagtgcagctcatccaggatggcacatcaatgcgagctgtggcaagaaggtttgctgtgtctgtcagcgtagtgtccagagcatggaggcgctaccaggagacaggccagtacatcaggagacgtggaggaggccgtaggagggcaacaacccagcagcaggatcgctacctccgccttcaacgtaaatagtccgggtggcaatttgattaattgttcagcagt
The sequence above is a segment of the Coregonus clupeaformis isolate EN_2021a unplaced genomic scaffold, ASM2061545v1 scaf0561, whole genome shotgun sequence genome. Coding sequences within it:
- the LOC121548518 gene encoding gremlin-1 produces the protein MKTSTGFASAMVLGLLFCPLRSVVVGGFQGAFPHPYKYISSPNESERSPQQPPQNGFVSRQMGPVTAADEVLESSQEALHVTERRYLKLDWCKTQPLKQAIHEEGCLSRTIINRFCYGQCNSFYIPRHIYQDDGAFQSCSTCKPKTFTTVTYTLICPGQSPSTQKKRVQRVKTCHCASIDLD